The Janthinobacterium lividum genome has a window encoding:
- the mreD gene encoding rod shape-determining protein MreD: MNRPHYILLPVSPLFIGFSLLCAFLLNLLPWGQFVGVPDFVALVLVFWGIHQPRKVGIGVAFFMGLMMDVHDSTLLGENALAYTLLSYFAIMMHRRVLWFPILTQALHVLPLLLLTQALQLLTRLIVSGRFPGWLNFIESFVAVALWPVVTWVLLAPQRRAVDRDHNRPI; encoded by the coding sequence ATGAACCGCCCGCATTACATCCTGCTGCCGGTCAGCCCCCTGTTCATCGGGTTTTCACTGCTGTGCGCTTTCCTGCTGAATCTGCTGCCATGGGGGCAGTTCGTCGGCGTGCCCGATTTCGTCGCCCTGGTGCTGGTTTTCTGGGGCATACACCAGCCGCGCAAGGTCGGCATCGGCGTGGCGTTCTTCATGGGCCTGATGATGGACGTGCACGATTCGACCCTGCTGGGCGAGAATGCGCTGGCCTATACCTTGCTGTCGTATTTCGCCATCATGATGCACCGCCGCGTGCTGTGGTTCCCCATCCTGACGCAGGCGCTGCACGTGCTGCCGCTGTTGCTGCTGACGCAGGCGTTGCAATTGCTGACGCGTTTGATCGTCTCGGGCCGCTTCCCCGGCTGGCTCAATTTCATCGAGAGCTTCGTCGCCGTCGCCCTGTGGCCCGTCGTCACATGGGTCTTGCTGGCACCGCAGCGCCGCGCCGTGGACCGCGACCATAACCGGCCGATCTGA
- the mreC gene encoding rod shape-determining protein MreC translates to MEYSPPPLFKQGASARVKMMVFAGISIALLLVDSRMHALTAVRQAVGTVLYPVQMAALVPRDVAFGVGNYFSSLSVLEKQVRDLKHEQIASAQIMQQAQLNIVENNHLRKLMEARERVPVKTMMAEVLYDTRDSATRKIVLDRGIKHGVELGRPVIDNLGVVGQVTRVFPFTSEVTLLTDEEQAIPVQLLRNGVRSVAIGRGKSGTMELRFTAPSADIQIGDIVITSGLDGLYPAGLAVARVTLVERNAHGPFGRVVCQPLAGIERNTQLLILMTSPEIPPRPPAEDVKTGRKIAGKMAPIKDPAKEPAAAAATPPATNTAAAPVAKPPAGPAPKPAAPAAAPTPAAVPPKEATR, encoded by the coding sequence ATGGAATACAGTCCTCCGCCACTTTTCAAACAAGGCGCCTCTGCCCGCGTCAAGATGATGGTGTTCGCCGGCATTTCTATCGCCCTGCTGCTGGTCGATTCGCGCATGCACGCGCTGACGGCCGTGCGCCAGGCCGTCGGCACCGTGCTGTATCCGGTGCAGATGGCGGCCCTGGTGCCGCGCGATGTGGCGTTCGGTGTCGGTAATTACTTCTCTTCGCTGTCCGTCCTGGAAAAACAGGTGCGCGACCTGAAGCACGAACAGATCGCCTCGGCGCAGATCATGCAGCAGGCGCAGCTCAACATCGTTGAAAACAATCACTTGCGCAAGTTGATGGAAGCGCGCGAGCGCGTCCCCGTCAAGACCATGATGGCCGAAGTGCTGTATGACACGCGCGATTCGGCCACGCGCAAGATCGTGCTGGACCGGGGCATTAAGCATGGCGTCGAATTGGGCCGCCCCGTGATCGACAACCTGGGTGTGGTGGGACAAGTCACGCGCGTGTTCCCATTCACCTCCGAAGTGACGCTCCTGACCGATGAAGAGCAGGCCATTCCCGTGCAGCTGCTGCGCAATGGCGTGCGCAGCGTGGCCATCGGCCGCGGCAAGTCCGGTACCATGGAGCTGCGCTTTACGGCCCCCAGCGCCGACATCCAGATCGGCGATATCGTCATTACCTCGGGCCTCGACGGCCTGTACCCGGCCGGCCTGGCCGTGGCGCGCGTGACCCTGGTCGAGCGCAATGCACATGGCCCGTTCGGCCGTGTCGTGTGCCAGCCGCTGGCCGGCATCGAACGCAACACCCAGCTGCTCATCTTGATGACGTCACCTGAGATCCCACCGCGCCCGCCCGCTGAAGACGTCAAGACGGGCCGCAAGATCGCCGGCAAGATGGCGCCGATCAAGGATCCGGCCAAGGAGCCTGCCGCCGCCGCTGCGACACCACCGGCCACCAATACGGCCGCCGCGCCGGTCGCGAAACCGCCTGCCGGCCCCGCGCCGAAACCGGCGGCGCCTGCCGCCGCACCAACACCTGCCGCCGTGCCACCGAAGGAAGCGACACGATGA
- a CDS encoding rod shape-determining protein, with protein sequence MFGFLRRYISTDLAIDLGTANTLIYVRGLGIVLDEPSVVAIRQEGGPNGKKTIQAVGKEAKQMLGKVPGNIEAIRPMKDGVIADFTVTEQMLKQFIRMVHDSKFFRPSPRIIICVPCGSTQVERRAIRESALGAGASQVYLIEEPMAAAIGAGLPVSEATGSMVVDIGGGTTEVGIISLGGMVYKGSVRVGGDKFDEAIVNYIRRNYGMLIGEQTAEAIKKAIGSAFPGSEVKEMEVKGRNLSEGIPRSFTISSNEILEALTDPLNNIVSAVKNALEQTPPELGADIAEKGMMLTGGGALLRDLDRLLMEETGLPVLVAEDPLTCVVRGSGMALERMDKLGSIFSYE encoded by the coding sequence ATGTTTGGTTTTTTACGCAGGTATATCTCCACCGATCTGGCCATTGACTTGGGCACGGCCAACACCCTTATTTATGTGCGCGGCCTCGGTATCGTCCTGGACGAACCGTCCGTCGTCGCCATCCGCCAGGAAGGCGGTCCGAATGGCAAGAAGACCATTCAGGCAGTCGGCAAGGAAGCCAAGCAGATGCTGGGCAAGGTGCCAGGCAATATCGAAGCGATTCGTCCGATGAAAGATGGCGTGATCGCCGACTTCACCGTCACCGAGCAGATGCTCAAGCAATTCATCCGCATGGTGCACGACTCGAAATTCTTCCGTCCTTCGCCGCGCATCATCATTTGCGTGCCGTGCGGTTCGACTCAGGTCGAGCGCCGCGCCATCCGCGAATCGGCCCTGGGCGCCGGCGCCTCGCAGGTGTACCTGATCGAGGAACCGATGGCAGCGGCCATCGGCGCGGGCCTGCCCGTGTCGGAAGCGACCGGCTCGATGGTGGTCGACATCGGCGGCGGCACCACGGAAGTGGGCATCATTTCGCTGGGCGGCATGGTCTACAAGGGTTCCGTGCGGGTGGGCGGCGACAAGTTCGATGAAGCCATCGTCAACTACATCCGCCGCAACTACGGCATGCTGATCGGCGAACAGACGGCTGAAGCCATCAAGAAGGCCATCGGTTCGGCTTTCCCTGGTTCGGAAGTGAAGGAAATGGAAGTCAAGGGCCGCAACCTGTCCGAAGGCATCCCGCGCTCGTTCACCATCTCCAGCAACGAGATCCTCGAAGCGCTGACCGACCCGCTGAACAACATCGTCTCGGCCGTGAAGAACGCGCTGGAACAGACGCCGCCGGAACTGGGCGCCGATATTGCCGAAAAAGGCATGATGCTGACGGGCGGCGGCGCACTGCTGCGCGACCTGGACCGCCTGCTGATGGAGGAAACCGGCCTGCCTGTGCTGGTGGCCGAGGATCCGCTCACCTGCGTGGTGCGTGGTTCCGGGATGGCCCTGGAACGTATGGACAAGCTCGGCTCGATCTTCTCCTACGAATAA